A stretch of DNA from Rhodothermales bacterium:
GGACTGGGACGCGAACGCGCAGGCGTACAACCTCCTCAACCGCCGTAACACCGTCGGCCAGCGCTTCGACCCGACGCCCCCGGTGGTGACGCCGACCGACGTGCAGGGCCTCCCGATTCTCCCGATGGTTAACCTGAAGGTGCAATGGTGAAGGGGGTGACGAGACGAGGAGGCGGAGAGACGAGGAGGCGAGGATGGGCTCGTCGGCTCGCGTCGATTCCTCGGTTCATCGTCTCCTCGCTTCTCCTCACGCTCGCCGCGTGCGACGTGGCGGAGCCCGAGCCTGCGCGGCTCGTCGTCGAGGCGTTCGTGGAAACGGGCCGGCCGCTGCCCGCCGTGACGATCCGCCGCACGGCCGACCTCGACGACCCCGCCGCCGCGCCGCCCGTGGCCGATGCCGTCGTGACGCTCACACTCGGCGGCGAGGCGGTGGGCTACGCGCCCGTGCCCGGGCAGCCGGGGCGCTACGCCCCGCAGCGCGCCCTCGCGGCAGCCTCAGGCGCAACGCTGAGGCTGGAGGTGACCGCTCTCGGCCAGCGCGCGACGGCCGCCAGCCTGCTCCCCGCGCCGATCACGCTCGATAGCGTCCGCGTCGTCCCCGCCGCTGCGCCCGTCGAAGCCGTCTTCGCCGACTCGCTCGGGCTGGAGGTGCGCGAGGGCTTCCTCTACCCCGTGGACGTGACGCTCTACTGGACCGCGCCCGCTGCCGACTCGAACGCCGACTCGTCGTGGGTCCGCGCTCGCCTGAGCCCACCCGCCGCGTTCCCCTCCGCCGTCGTGGACTTCGTGTTGCTAACCGACGCGACGCGACGCGAGGCCGACCTCGCCGCAGGGGGGGCCGTCCGCCGGTGGAGCGGCGTCTACGCCGTGCCTGTCGATACGTCCGACGACCCGCTGCCGCCGCACGCGCTCGACGTGGCGCTCCTCCGTAGCGGGCCGGACTACGCCCGCTACGCCCTCAGCCGCACCGACCCCGACCGCCGCGAGCCCGTCGGGAATGTGACGGGCGGCATTGGCATCGCCGTCGGCCTCGCGCTCGATCGGTGGACGCTGGCGGTCGGGGAGTAGGGGGAGCGAGGTGGGCATAGTGCCGCCGCATCCTTCGACGCCGCACGAGGGAGGCAGTACTTCGCTGCGCGGGCATCGTATCCTCCGCTTGGGACGCGCGTGTGCCTTCCATCCACCGCACCCGAGCGGCCGACGGTTCTCCGGGTGGCGAGGTACAGCACCTCCCTTCCCTTTATCCGCCTCCTGCTCCCCATGGGCACCTCGTCCGCTCGCTTCTTCTCCGACCTGCCGATCCATCGGACCACGCTGAGCGCCTTGTTCGCCGACGCGTCACTCTTCGCCGACGTCCCACCGGATTGGCACGTGATCGTCACCGACATCGAGAATTCGACGGACGCCGTGCGTGCGGGGCGGCACGAAGTCGTCAACCTCATCGCGACGGGGGGCATCATCGCGGCGCTCAACCTCGCGCGCCGGTCGGGCCTCACGCTCCCATTCTTCTTTGGCGGCGATGGAGCGACCATCCTCGTGCCTCCGGTTCTGTTGGAGCCCGCGCTGGCTGCGCTGGCCGCCCACCGGCGGAACACCCGTCAAAACTTCGGCCTCGAACTCCGCGTCGGCTCCGTTCCGGTCCTCGACCTCGCCTCGGCCTCCAGGACGCTACGCGTCGGTCGGTTACACCTCTCCGACCTCTTCTCCATCCCGGTAGTGTTGGGCCACGGGTTGGCCGAAGCCGAACGCCGCGTCAAGGGGCTGGAGCGTCCCACCCCACTGACTCCGAGCGATGTCCTCGACCTTCAGGGGATGCAGTGCCGCTGGGACCGAATTGGGCCAGCGGTCTCCACCCATGAGGTGGTCAGCTTGCTCGTAACGACGCCGGTCGAGGAGGGCCAGGCCGCCGTGTTCAAGCGCGTCGTAGACCTCCTCGACGAAGTCTATGGGGCGCTTGACGCTAGAAATCCCATCGCGCGGTCGAGCCTCCGCCTCGACGGGACCATCGCCAAGCTGACGACGGAGCTCAAGGCACGGCATGGGTACGTGACGTTCTGGGACCTCGCTCGGGCGTGGATCGGCACCCGCCTCGGAGGGGCTGTCTTCCTGCGGAGCT
This window harbors:
- a CDS encoding DUF3095 family protein — translated: MGTSSARFFSDLPIHRTTLSALFADASLFADVPPDWHVIVTDIENSTDAVRAGRHEVVNLIATGGIIAALNLARRSGLTLPFFFGGDGATILVPPVLLEPALAALAAHRRNTRQNFGLELRVGSVPVLDLASASRTLRVGRLHLSDLFSIPVVLGHGLAEAERRVKGLERPTPLTPSDVLDLQGMQCRWDRIGPAVSTHEVVSLLVTTPVEEGQAAVFKRVVDLLDEVYGALDARNPIARSSLRLDGTIAKLTTELKARHGYVTFWDLARAWIGTRLGGAVFLRSSRGKRYLDQLVVLTDTLVIDGRINTVIAGSRQEREHLEARLQEMEREGVITYGLAVSRESVMSCYVSDWTDQHIHFVDGADGGYTLAAGMLKQKVRDRAASA
- a CDS encoding DUF4249 family protein, which encodes MAEPEPARLVVEAFVETGRPLPAVTIRRTADLDDPAAAPPVADAVVTLTLGGEAVGYAPVPGQPGRYAPQRALAAASGATLRLEVTALGQRATAASLLPAPITLDSVRVVPAAAPVEAVFADSLGLEVREGFLYPVDVTLYWTAPAADSNADSSWVRARLSPPAAFPSAVVDFVLLTDATRREADLAAGGAVRRWSGVYAVPVDTSDDPLPPHALDVALLRSGPDYARYALSRTDPDRREPVGNVTGGIGIAVGLALDRWTLAVGE